A part of Nitrospiraceae bacterium genomic DNA contains:
- a CDS encoding CBS domain-containing protein produces MKIITSHINADFDAFASMIAAKKLYTDAEIVFSGSQEKKLRDFIETFHPAVFKRIKDINFSEIKKLILVDTKKSDRIGLLSESISNPSLEIHIYDHHPYSNDDIHGNFEIIDNVGATATIFSEILKSKNLHPTPMEATIMCLGIYEETGSLTFPSTTERDLLAAAYLVKHGANLNIVSNFLTVDLSREELDILNELLQSSKEFIIEGIRIKIAKATRESYSGDAAHLAHRIMDMEPIDAVFLILGIEGKILIVSRSRAPELNAADILKEFNGGGHPSAASATIKEASIEIIEERLIKKIELHVKPEKTASDIMTTPVISTDWNSTIKEIEKTMTKYGVNVLPVMKNLKYTGLISREVVEKALFHRLGKSKAIDFCTTDASTVTANTPIREIEHIMVAQNQRFMPVIENDLIIGAITRTDLLRTMYEDFLKRSRIGKHEVIGRTSFTRNLSSLLREKFPSEIYSLLKLTGKTGDELKVNVYLVGGSVRDLLRGEQNLDIDIVVEGDGIFFAKTLGEKLKAKIKTHKRFGTAKISIGKHSLDIATSRTEYYESPAALPIVETSSIKKDLYRRDFTINTLAVKLNHKDFGLLIDFFGGQRDLRDKIIRVIHNLSFVEDPTRAFRAIRFSERFGFKLSKHTENLIKTTLKIDMFGKLSGERLYDELILTFNEKYPVKTLKKLSEFDLLKVINPSLTFTNELESSLQSVFETLAWFNLLYLEEIPDKGIVYIMALLSELKENEKKVSAERLNMSLKTKQTIINGIAVGKEILKKISFDNNVKTYHLLKDISLEILLFSMAICKDKTKQKTISHYLIELRKTKPFLDGNDLKKMGVRPGPLYSRLFEKLIDEKLRGRIKTKEDEEKFIKQEMVRQ; encoded by the coding sequence GTGAAAATCATCACCTCTCACATAAATGCTGACTTTGATGCCTTTGCCTCGATGATCGCAGCAAAAAAACTCTACACCGATGCAGAAATAGTTTTTTCAGGTTCACAAGAAAAAAAACTAAGAGATTTTATTGAGACATTTCACCCTGCTGTTTTTAAACGCATCAAAGATATAAATTTTTCTGAGATAAAAAAACTGATACTGGTCGATACAAAAAAATCCGACAGAATTGGTCTGCTCAGTGAATCAATATCAAATCCCAGCCTTGAAATACATATCTACGACCATCATCCTTACAGCAATGACGATATCCATGGAAATTTTGAGATTATAGATAACGTAGGAGCAACAGCAACGATTTTTTCAGAAATACTTAAATCAAAAAATTTACATCCTACTCCCATGGAAGCAACTATTATGTGTCTGGGCATTTACGAAGAAACCGGTTCCCTGACTTTTCCTTCAACTACTGAAAGAGACCTGCTGGCAGCAGCCTATCTTGTAAAGCATGGCGCAAATCTGAATATAGTATCAAATTTTTTAACAGTAGACCTCAGCCGAGAAGAACTGGATATTTTAAATGAACTGCTGCAGTCTTCCAAAGAATTTATTATTGAAGGCATAAGAATTAAAATAGCAAAAGCAACTCGCGAGAGCTACTCGGGAGATGCAGCGCATCTTGCTCACAGAATAATGGATATGGAACCAATCGATGCTGTTTTTTTAATATTAGGAATTGAAGGCAAAATACTCATTGTCTCAAGGAGCAGAGCCCCTGAACTAAACGCAGCTGATATATTAAAAGAATTTAACGGAGGCGGACACCCATCAGCAGCATCTGCAACAATAAAAGAAGCATCTATTGAGATTATTGAAGAGCGCCTTATAAAGAAAATAGAGCTTCATGTAAAACCTGAAAAAACAGCATCTGACATCATGACAACACCTGTAATTTCTACAGACTGGAACAGCACCATAAAGGAAATAGAGAAGACAATGACTAAATATGGCGTTAATGTCCTGCCTGTCATGAAAAATTTGAAATACACAGGTCTCATCTCAAGAGAGGTCGTTGAAAAAGCTCTATTTCACAGACTTGGAAAAAGCAAGGCAATAGATTTCTGTACAACAGACGCCTCCACAGTTACAGCCAACACACCAATTAGGGAAATAGAACATATTATGGTAGCTCAGAATCAGAGATTCATGCCTGTTATAGAAAACGATCTGATCATTGGAGCAATAACAAGAACAGACCTTCTTCGTACAATGTATGAAGATTTTTTGAAGCGCAGTAGGATAGGCAAACATGAGGTTATAGGCAGGACCTCTTTTACGAGAAATCTTTCTTCATTGTTAAGAGAAAAATTTCCATCAGAGATTTACAGTCTTTTAAAGCTGACTGGCAAAACAGGAGACGAATTAAAGGTAAATGTTTATCTTGTCGGAGGTTCTGTCAGAGATCTGCTTAGAGGGGAACAGAATCTTGATATCGATATTGTTGTGGAAGGGGATGGAATTTTCTTTGCTAAAACTCTTGGAGAGAAACTTAAAGCAAAGATAAAAACACACAAAAGATTTGGAACTGCAAAAATAAGCATAGGAAAACATAGTCTTGATATTGCAACTTCCCGAACAGAATATTACGAATCACCGGCAGCCCTTCCAATAGTCGAAACATCTTCAATAAAAAAAGACCTTTATAGAAGAGATTTTACTATTAACACTCTGGCAGTTAAGTTAAACCATAAGGATTTCGGATTGTTAATAGATTTTTTTGGAGGCCAGCGCGATCTCAGGGATAAGATTATAAGAGTTATCCATAATCTTAGTTTTGTAGAAGATCCGACTCGTGCATTCAGGGCAATAAGGTTTTCTGAGAGATTTGGATTCAAACTGAGCAAACACACAGAAAATTTAATAAAAACCACCTTGAAAATAGATATGTTCGGCAAGCTTTCAGGAGAAAGGCTTTACGATGAACTCATACTCACATTTAATGAAAAGTATCCTGTAAAAACACTGAAGAAACTTTCAGAATTCGACTTATTAAAAGTAATAAATCCTTCTCTGACTTTTACTAATGAGCTTGAATCCTCATTACAATCTGTTTTTGAAACACTTGCATGGTTTAATCTTCTTTATCTTGAAGAAATTCCTGATAAGGGAATAGTTTACATTATGGCTTTGCTGTCAGAACTGAAAGAAAATGAAAAAAAGGTCTCAGCTGAAAGACTTAACATGTCTTTAAAAACAAAACAGACAATAATAAACGGGATTGCTGTGGGAAAAGAAATTCTCAAAAAAATATCATTTGATAATAACGTAAAAACATATCATCTCTTGAAGGATATCAGCCTTGAGATATTGCTCTTTTCAATGGCTATATGCAAAGACAAAACTAAACAAAAAACCATATCTCATTATTTAATTGAATTAAGAAAAACAAAACCCTTTCTTGATGGAAATGACCTTAAAAAAATGGGAGTAAGACCAGGGCCGCTTTATTCAAGACTTTTTGAGAAATTGATTGACGAAAAACTCAGAGGCAGGATTAAAACAAAGGAAGACGAAGAAAAATTCATAAAACAAGAGATGGTCAGACAGTAG
- a CDS encoding HU family DNA-binding protein, giving the protein MTKAELIDRIASTTGLNKTQAAKAVDSTLNAIKTALKKGQKVTLIGFGTFSAAKRKARKGRNPRTGQIINIPAAKVPKFIAGQALKDALK; this is encoded by the coding sequence ATGACAAAGGCTGAGTTAATTGACCGAATAGCCTCAACCACAGGATTGAACAAAACACAGGCTGCAAAAGCAGTAGATTCAACTCTTAATGCAATAAAAACTGCCTTGAAAAAGGGTCAGAAAGTTACACTTATCGGTTTTGGTACATTTTCTGCAGCAAAGCGTAAAGCAAGAAAAGGCCGTAATCCAAGAACAGGTCAGATTATTAATATACCTGCTGCCAAAGTGCCGAAATTTATAGCTGGTCAAGCATTAAAGGATGCATTGAAATAA
- a CDS encoding 30S ribosomal protein S1 codes for MEFSNNDLERLYSETLHTIHQGSILKGKVIGIKKDGVLVDIGYKSDGFIPAEEFSINEFAELKEGCDLIVCVEKVKNITGMINLSRKASSKMKSWVTIESAFSSGTPVEGIISGKTKGGFSVNLSGINAFLPGSQINLKTFKGAEDLINKKLLFKVLKANSDRLNVIVSNKAVVGEDGRLVKKAEIIERLKEGAVITGKVKNITDYGVFVDMGGIDGLLHISDISWSRIKHPSSIFKIGEKIEVVVLKYDKEHNRVSLGYKQKHPDPWLTIENNYNEGKKVMGKIVNITEYGLFIEIEEGLEGLVHQSEIDWSSNRKHPSKYFSLGDVVETIILNINKKDRRISLSIKRSKPNPWDLVAQRYKIGQTINGRISSITEFGAFVGLPEGVDGLVHVSDISWTKHIKHPSEKLRKGQDVDTVVLNIEPEKEKITLGIKQLTPDPWLNDIPKRFRLGDILNCKIINSTEFGLFVQIEDSFEGLIYASEVVRQENPFKEGDILPAKIMKIDLDKRKIGLSMKTLIAITEVK; via the coding sequence ATGGAATTTAGCAATAATGACCTTGAAAGGCTTTATTCTGAAACCTTACATACCATACATCAGGGCTCGATACTAAAAGGGAAAGTCATAGGCATAAAAAAAGACGGCGTACTTGTAGACATCGGATATAAATCCGACGGCTTTATCCCTGCTGAAGAATTCTCGATTAATGAGTTTGCAGAATTAAAAGAAGGCTGTGATCTTATTGTCTGTGTTGAAAAGGTTAAAAATATCACAGGCATGATCAATCTCTCCAGAAAAGCTTCATCAAAAATGAAATCATGGGTAACTATTGAGTCAGCTTTTTCCAGCGGCACTCCTGTTGAGGGAATAATATCCGGCAAGACAAAGGGCGGATTTTCAGTAAATCTCTCGGGCATAAATGCATTTCTACCTGGTTCACAGATAAACCTGAAAACATTCAAAGGCGCTGAGGATCTTATTAACAAAAAACTGCTTTTTAAAGTTCTTAAGGCAAACAGCGACAGACTAAACGTCATAGTCTCTAATAAAGCAGTTGTTGGTGAAGATGGACGGCTTGTTAAGAAGGCTGAAATTATTGAAAGGCTTAAAGAAGGAGCCGTAATCACTGGGAAAGTGAAAAATATCACTGACTACGGCGTATTCGTTGATATGGGAGGGATAGACGGACTCCTTCATATCTCAGACATATCCTGGAGCAGGATAAAACATCCCTCGTCAATATTTAAAATCGGAGAAAAAATTGAAGTTGTCGTGCTGAAATACGACAAAGAACACAACAGAGTTAGTCTGGGATATAAGCAAAAACATCCCGACCCATGGCTTACAATAGAAAACAATTATAACGAGGGCAAAAAGGTCATGGGGAAAATCGTCAATATTACAGAATATGGTTTGTTTATAGAAATAGAGGAAGGGTTGGAAGGACTTGTCCACCAGTCTGAAATTGACTGGTCTTCAAATCGTAAGCATCCATCCAAATACTTCTCTTTAGGAGATGTTGTAGAAACAATTATTTTGAACATAAACAAAAAAGACCGCCGCATCTCACTCAGCATAAAAAGATCAAAGCCAAACCCATGGGATTTAGTCGCACAGAGATACAAGATTGGCCAAACAATTAACGGTCGGATAAGCAGTATAACAGAATTTGGAGCTTTTGTTGGATTGCCGGAAGGGGTTGACGGACTCGTTCATGTTTCCGATATTTCATGGACTAAACACATAAAACATCCTTCGGAAAAGCTAAGGAAGGGACAGGATGTTGATACAGTGGTTCTAAATATTGAACCTGAGAAAGAAAAAATTACGCTTGGCATCAAACAACTCACCCCTGATCCATGGCTGAATGACATACCTAAAAGATTCAGACTCGGAGATATTCTAAATTGTAAAATAATTAATTCAACAGAATTCGGATTGTTTGTGCAAATCGAAGATAGTTTCGAGGGCCTCATCTATGCGTCCGAAGTAGTACGGCAGGAAAATCCTTTTAAGGAAGGGGATATTCTGCCGGCAAAAATAATGAAGATTGATCTCGATAAACGAAAGATCGGGTTAAGTATGAAAACTCTCATTGCAATAACGGAGGTAAAATGA
- a CDS encoding sensor domain-containing diguanylate cyclase has product MKKILEEKITDLKNFQKTIYVYEKDTESLNFLKCFFKNRSDYSVVFMKSSASLNSAVSKKNDSVVALITGTSVSLEKINMQKINFPVIAMVTGNISEGINYLSTYNIDSYLIKPFYKEDLDHKINIAINNKSLVESVCTQKKDLETIIELTYLVSSTLDPTEVLYFVVRKIAEITEVTRCSIISIPLQEKSHAYVISTYENVKKAHIKLDLKKYPEIRKALATKNTVFIKDALKDPLLKEVRSIIAPLGIKSIVVIPIIFRHEVIGTLFLRTSRKSHTFTDKELRLFHSIANASTNALYNSFLYEKLNVEKLKLEKCAAKDYLTGIYNIRYFYGRLSEEFNRASRHKIPFACIMFDIDNFKKINDTYGHRTGDAVLREFAQYIRKHTRKCDIFARYGGDEFIMFLPQTSEEGALAEARRLRTAFNKYKFKSLVTKHRIAVSIGIASYPNKKVKKEDDIITLADNAMLLAKKKGKDSIAIFR; this is encoded by the coding sequence ATGAAAAAAATTCTCGAGGAAAAAATAACTGATCTAAAAAACTTTCAGAAAACAATCTACGTATATGAAAAAGACACTGAGAGTCTTAATTTTTTAAAGTGCTTTTTTAAAAATCGCTCTGATTATTCAGTAGTTTTTATGAAAAGTTCAGCGTCACTTAATAGTGCTGTTTCCAAAAAAAATGATTCAGTAGTAGCGCTTATTACTGGAACCTCTGTAAGTCTAGAAAAAATTAACATGCAAAAAATCAATTTCCCTGTAATCGCAATGGTGACCGGCAACATATCTGAAGGCATCAATTATCTTTCCACGTATAACATCGATTCCTACCTCATAAAACCTTTTTACAAAGAAGATCTCGATCATAAGATAAACATTGCCATTAATAATAAGTCCCTGGTCGAAAGCGTATGTACACAGAAGAAAGACCTTGAGACAATAATTGAACTGACATACCTTGTATCATCAACCCTCGATCCTACTGAGGTTTTATATTTTGTAGTACGAAAAATTGCAGAAATAACAGAGGTCACAAGATGCTCTATAATTAGCATTCCACTTCAAGAAAAAAGTCATGCATATGTAATATCAACATATGAAAATGTAAAAAAAGCACATATAAAATTAGACCTTAAAAAATATCCTGAGATAAGAAAAGCCCTTGCAACAAAAAACACTGTTTTTATTAAAGATGCCCTGAAAGATCCTTTACTTAAGGAAGTAAGGTCAATAATTGCGCCTTTAGGGATAAAATCCATTGTTGTCATACCTATTATTTTTCGCCACGAAGTAATAGGCACTCTTTTCCTCAGGACATCAAGAAAATCACATACTTTTACAGACAAGGAACTGAGACTATTTCATTCTATTGCCAACGCCTCTACAAACGCCTTATACAACTCGTTCCTGTATGAAAAACTTAATGTCGAAAAATTAAAACTAGAAAAGTGTGCAGCAAAAGATTATTTAACAGGTATCTATAATATACGATATTTCTATGGCAGACTCAGCGAAGAATTCAACAGGGCATCCAGACATAAAATACCCTTTGCATGCATAATGTTCGACATAGATAACTTCAAAAAAATAAACGACACATATGGTCACAGAACCGGAGATGCTGTTCTCAGAGAATTTGCGCAATACATCAGAAAACACACGCGAAAATGCGATATATTCGCACGATATGGCGGTGATGAGTTTATTATGTTTCTTCCGCAGACATCTGAAGAAGGAGCTCTTGCAGAAGCCAGGAGACTTAGAACAGCTTTTAACAAATACAAATTCAAATCACTTGTGACGAAACACCGCATTGCTGTCAGCATTGGGATTGCTTCTTACCCTAACAAAAAAGTTAAAAAAGAAGATGATATAATTACCCTTGCTGACAATGCAATGCTTCTTGCTAAAAAGAAAGGCAAAGACTCTATTGCAATTTTCAGATAG
- a CDS encoding sigma-54 dependent transcriptional regulator: protein MQMESLNKGRILIVEDEKSMREVLNMLLEGEGYYVTAAKDSTEGMHFINKDIFDMVITDIRMPEISGFEILKKVKDISPDTIVIMITAFGTTESAIEAMQMGAYDYIHKPFKIDEIRLVVKKAFEKRRLSEEVSILREKIKTTYELGNIFWKSSTMQDLLNIIPRIARSSSNVLVTGESGTGKELVANAIHNLSPRNNKSFVAVNCAAFPEGLLESELFGHMKGAFTGAAYNKQGLFEVADSGSIFLDEICDMPVNLQAKLLRILENNTFRRVGGTSDIKVDVRIISATNKDIKEEVTAGRFREDLYYRLNVVPLHIPPLRERQEDIPLLVENFLKKFSTVNRKVSADVMRLFIENPWPGNVRELENVIERILLLTDKKEITVDDLPKEIIGYSACHESLPDLTDRGLDLEEIITNIEKKYLLDALRMANGSKTEAAKLLNLSFRSFRHRLSKYSLKQL, encoded by the coding sequence ATGCAGATGGAAAGCCTTAATAAAGGCAGGATTTTAATAGTTGAAGACGAAAAGAGCATGCGGGAAGTCCTTAACATGCTTCTTGAAGGGGAAGGTTATTATGTAACTGCTGCTAAAGACAGTACTGAAGGAATGCATTTTATAAATAAAGATATATTTGACATGGTGATAACAGACATAAGAATGCCGGAGATTAGCGGTTTCGAAATTTTAAAAAAAGTTAAAGATATCTCTCCTGACACAATTGTGATAATGATAACAGCATTTGGCACCACTGAATCTGCGATCGAGGCTATGCAGATGGGTGCATATGATTATATTCATAAACCATTCAAGATTGATGAGATCAGGCTAGTAGTAAAAAAAGCTTTTGAAAAAAGAAGACTCAGCGAAGAAGTTTCCATACTCCGAGAAAAGATTAAGACAACGTATGAACTTGGGAATATATTCTGGAAGAGCTCCACAATGCAGGATCTCTTGAATATTATCCCAAGAATTGCCCGTAGTAGCTCTAATGTTCTTGTAACAGGCGAAAGCGGAACAGGAAAGGAACTTGTGGCAAACGCCATTCATAACCTCAGCCCGAGAAACAACAAAAGTTTTGTGGCAGTCAATTGCGCTGCTTTTCCAGAAGGGCTTCTTGAAAGTGAACTTTTTGGGCACATGAAGGGCGCATTCACAGGCGCTGCATATAATAAGCAGGGGCTTTTTGAAGTAGCAGACAGCGGAAGTATTTTTCTGGATGAGATATGCGATATGCCTGTTAATCTACAGGCCAAGCTTCTCAGGATTCTTGAGAACAATACTTTCAGGCGTGTTGGCGGCACCAGTGATATTAAAGTGGATGTAAGAATAATTTCAGCTACCAATAAAGATATTAAAGAAGAAGTAACGGCCGGGAGATTTAGGGAAGACCTTTATTACAGGCTGAATGTTGTTCCATTACATATTCCTCCGCTGAGAGAAAGACAAGAGGATATCCCGCTTCTGGTTGAAAATTTTTTGAAAAAATTTTCAACTGTTAACAGAAAGGTTTCTGCTGATGTAATGAGACTTTTTATAGAAAATCCATGGCCTGGTAATGTCAGAGAGCTTGAAAATGTGATTGAGCGTATACTTTTATTGACTGACAAAAAAGAGATAACAGTTGATGATCTGCCTAAAGAGATTATCGGTTATTCAGCATGCCACGAATCACTCCCTGATCTTACGGACAGGGGCTTGGATTTAGAGGAAATAATCACAAATATTGAAAAAAAATATCTTTTGGATGCACTAAGAATGGCAAATGGAAGCAAAACAGAAGCTGCAAAACTGCTCAATCTGTCTTTTCGTTCTTTTAGACACAGACTTTCTAAATACTCCCTGAAACAGCTATGA
- the ispH gene encoding 4-hydroxy-3-methylbut-2-enyl diphosphate reductase, translating into MKITVVKAAGFCFGVKRAVDIAFEMADKKKKGIYTLGPIIHNPQVIEKLKGKGISPVEDIRKTDIDTLIIRTHGIPLQLMNQISEQGTNIIDATCPFVKKAQLNTKLLNEEGYQVIILGDNDHPEVQSLMSYAGGDVLVVSDSEPLPKIKRKVGIVVQTTQPVEALKKLFSKVVQLANEVKVYNTICNSTSIRLKETEEMAKKVDLVLVVGGKNSANTTQLAKLCRSLSVPTYHIETAEELNSEWVKGIENVGITAGASTPDWIISEVEKKIREIAENGI; encoded by the coding sequence ATGAAGATCACAGTTGTTAAAGCAGCGGGATTCTGTTTTGGCGTGAAAAGAGCTGTGGATATTGCCTTTGAGATGGCTGATAAAAAAAAGAAAGGCATATATACTCTCGGGCCTATTATCCATAATCCTCAGGTTATAGAAAAACTTAAAGGTAAAGGCATCTCCCCAGTCGAAGACATAAGAAAAACAGATATCGACACACTTATAATCAGAACCCACGGCATTCCTTTGCAGCTCATGAATCAGATTTCCGAACAAGGCACAAATATAATTGATGCAACATGCCCTTTTGTAAAAAAAGCCCAGCTAAACACAAAACTTCTAAACGAAGAAGGTTATCAAGTAATAATACTTGGAGACAATGATCATCCGGAAGTTCAAAGTCTGATGAGCTATGCAGGCGGTGATGTCCTGGTTGTAAGTGACAGCGAGCCGCTTCCAAAAATCAAACGCAAGGTCGGGATTGTTGTTCAGACAACCCAGCCTGTAGAAGCGCTGAAGAAACTCTTTTCAAAAGTAGTTCAGCTTGCAAATGAAGTGAAGGTATATAATACTATATGTAATTCGACATCTATCAGGCTTAAGGAAACAGAGGAGATGGCCAAAAAGGTGGATCTCGTGTTAGTTGTCGGAGGCAAAAACAGCGCAAATACAACACAGCTTGCCAAACTGTGCAGGTCTCTTTCTGTTCCAACATATCACATAGAAACAGCTGAAGAACTGAATTCAGAATGGGTAAAGGGCATCGAAAATGTCGGTATAACTGCAGGTGCATCAACACCTGATTGGATAATCTCTGAGGTCGAGAAAAAAATCAGGGAGATAGCTGAAAATGGAATTTAG
- the sppA gene encoding signal peptide peptidase SppA, whose protein sequence is MKKGCLIFLGILILLAIISLIFFLSAKNISLTEKVAVIYIEGPIIDSKNTVQEIKSHTKDNSIKAIILRVDSPGGGVAPSQEIYEEVKKAVAEKIVVVSMGSVAASGGYYISAPADKIIANPGTLTGSIGVIMEIPNIEGLMNKLGIKTEVIKSGRHKDIASVFRKMKKDDRVILQRVLDDVHEQFINAVAEGRDMDVSDVRKISDGRIFTGRQAVDAGLVDELGTFENAITVAAEMAGIEGEPDVISKKERFSFFDMLRGNFAKELSDILPFIKIKYMLAP, encoded by the coding sequence ATGAAAAAAGGCTGTTTGATTTTTTTAGGCATCTTAATATTACTTGCAATAATAAGCTTAATATTTTTCCTGTCTGCAAAGAACATCTCTTTGACTGAAAAAGTCGCTGTTATATACATTGAAGGCCCGATAATAGATTCAAAAAATACAGTTCAAGAGATAAAGTCGCACACAAAAGATAATTCAATCAAGGCAATAATCCTTCGGGTAGACAGTCCGGGAGGAGGAGTTGCGCCTTCTCAGGAAATATATGAAGAAGTAAAAAAAGCAGTAGCTGAAAAAATCGTAGTTGTGTCGATGGGCTCTGTGGCTGCTTCTGGAGGTTATTACATATCAGCGCCTGCTGACAAAATTATTGCAAATCCTGGAACACTTACTGGTTCAATCGGCGTTATAATGGAGATACCTAATATAGAAGGCCTTATGAACAAACTCGGGATAAAAACAGAAGTAATCAAAAGCGGCAGGCATAAAGATATCGCTTCAGTCTTTAGAAAAATGAAAAAAGATGATAGAGTTATATTACAAAGAGTGCTTGATGACGTTCATGAGCAGTTCATAAATGCAGTTGCCGAAGGCAGAGACATGGATGTTTCTGATGTAAGAAAAATATCTGACGGAAGAATATTCACAGGCAGACAAGCTGTAGATGCCGGGCTTGTAGATGAACTTGGAACTTTTGAGAATGCAATAACCGTTGCTGCCGAGATGGCAGGGATAGAAGGAGAGCCCGATGTCATAAGCAAAAAAGAACGGTTCTCTTTTTTTGATATGCTGAGAGGAAACTTCGCTAAAGAACTTTCAGATATTTTGCCATTTATAAAAATAAAATACATGTTGGCGCCATGA